GATCACCGGATCGAGAATCGTCGAGAGTGGCTCGTCTACGATCTCGGAGCGCTGCACACCGAAGAGCGCTTCGGCAGCAGGGTTCAGATCAGCCAGGTTCTCCGCACGGTCGACGACGAGTACACCGTCGGTCATCTCTTCGATGACGCGGTCCCGGCCGGCCACTCGCGCAGCCGGCAGCGTCTCGAAGACGGGGTATCGATGCACCGGGACGAGAAACAAGACGCCCGAGAGTGCGACGCTCGCAGGAAACAACGGGGGCTGATCGAACACCTGTGCGACGTGAATCCCCGACAACAGGACGACGATTCCAGCGGACAACAGTAGCGGTTCCCGGACAGGAAACGCGTTCTGTCCGATCGAGGCCCACAGTAACAGGAAGATCCCCACCGTCACGAGAAAGCCGACCAAGATATAGCCCACCGTGAGCGCGTTTACGAGCGCGATCTCCGGGCCGACGCGTACTGCACGTCCCGCGATGCTGATACTCCCGATGGAGACGACCGCGACACCGGCGGTGAGCACTCGCCGCAGTCGCCGAGCGCGACCGGTGTACTGACATGCAAACAGTGACCAGATCCCGCCGGCGACTACACTCGCGGTTGCCGCTAACACGACCCAGAGCAGGGCAGTCGGTTCCCAGCCGGTCAGATCGACGACCCCACTCGAGCCACTCAAATCGACAACCAGAAGATGGAGCACGCTGCCGACGAACATGACCGTCGCGACGCCGAGCAACGAGCGAGCGGTCGCGTCGCGACGATGTCGCCAGAGCGAGAGCAGCAGTGAAGCAGCTAGAAGGACCGCCAGAGTGCTGATTCCCAGTCGCGTTCCGCGAGCGATGGCATTCATATGTTCCGTGTTCCGATGGCTGTGTACCCGTCAGCGATGTTCGCAGAGCCGACCACCGATCGTATCGGCCGGCCCCTCGATCAGTCAATCGTCTGCCGGAACGCGAGTCGGGACTGGTGACTGTCTTTCGGCCGTTGACTCCGTTTCGACGACGATCTGGAGTCCGTCTTCGTCGAACGTGACGGAAAATCTATCGATCACAGCACAGTATTGTTTGTGATGGTGCCCACCATCGGTATCTAGATACTGACTCGTCGCTACGAGTCCGTAGTCGACGAGTTCGTTGAGTCGCCGAAACGCTGTGGCTCGGGAGATGCCCGTTGCGTCTGCAACGTCCGCACCACTCATTGGTTCCTCGAGGACCGCTTCGAGCACCAGTCGGGTATACTCGTCACCGAACAGGTCAAGAAACTCCTCCGGGTGGTCCTGCCCGGATTTTCCGGACGGTCGCTTCTCCGCTGGTGACTCGAGCGTCGTCGTGTGGTCGTGTCGCCGGGGTCGTGGATTTGTCGTCATCGTTGCTTCTACCCAGTCCCCGTATCCTGCTATCGACGCATGCTAACTATCGAGACCAACCTATCAGGGCGCATCTAGTAGTATAGAGTTCGATAGTCTGTGCGACAGTGTGCCCCTTCGCACGTCTCAGGGACCGATTCCCGGAGCGATCGAGAGCCTCATGTCGTCGGAGTTCGGTCTCCTGAAAGCGGAAC
Above is a genomic segment from Halorientalis sp. LT38 containing:
- a CDS encoding PAS domain S-box protein, translating into MNAIARGTRLGISTLAVLLAASLLLSLWRHRRDATARSLLGVATVMFVGSVLHLLVVDLSGSSGVVDLTGWEPTALLWVVLAATASVVAGGIWSLFACQYTGRARRLRRVLTAGVAVVSIGSISIAGRAVRVGPEIALVNALTVGYILVGFLVTVGIFLLLWASIGQNAFPVREPLLLSAGIVVLLSGIHVAQVFDQPPLFPASVALSGVLFLVPVHRYPVFETLPAARVAGRDRVIEEMTDGVLVVDRAENLADLNPAAEALFGVQRSEIVDEPLSTILDPVIDPTDVVESRNPVRVELDGQTTLEITGTRVRDRHDRSVGTLLLCEDVTDRRIREEQLTLLGGFVADVVRSHMIEVSEIAADPADRNPSPDRSQIADRIWTTTTELTTLVARARDVERAIAAGKDGAKPVMDVRSRIETVVETVTEDVDLPITVDIPDAPLSAVISGPLFEVIIETVLEDAVEHASDAVRLQITADEQVTVTVTTATDGPKDPAPVPASDEAGISVIRLAVEQVGGSLSVMRESDARRRVTIRLPTTTSQIDPAVRGGPEGKS
- a CDS encoding ArsR/SmtB family transcription factor gives rise to the protein MTTNPRPRRHDHTTTLESPAEKRPSGKSGQDHPEEFLDLFGDEYTRLVLEAVLEEPMSGADVADATGISRATAFRRLNELVDYGLVATSQYLDTDGGHHHKQYCAVIDRFSVTFDEDGLQIVVETESTAERQSPVPTRVPADD